tttaaggagtggtattattcaatagctctccaaatagtaaggagaggggagaagcgaaacgactgtattatttaaggagccctttatttgaagaaatagctctccaaataaggaaggttcgaagaaactcgactgataaggagaggagagggtcaaagatgaataaagaaagcgaaacgactgtattataatattaataggagtgcaacgaaagaaatccatataaacataatgcgctcctctcctatatctgaaactacgagtaccttcgctccttcaaatagttcagggatcaggacttcgctttcaacTCCTAACGGAGCCTCTCCTTTTAAGAACATAAGCTACGCCCTTCTTCATTCAGGCTCCTTCTAATAAGGAAGGAATTCGCTTtcaagtcctaacctttgtatcctttcagatgaatatggattcaattAAGGGTCCGTCCTCTtgactcagaaatccatattcaaattcatgccagtcgcttcgcttcgcgccttatTCAGTTTATGACTTTCATAGAAAACCTTCTACGTCCTAATCTCTTATTTATGGGACTCCTTCTACGTTgtgcttctcttcttctttctttcttctcaaattcgtcgcaaattctttgctccttcgatcattctttgagcctgtgGATCAAATCAGTGACTTTCTTTATTGAAAGGGATTTGACCCTCTTCTTCATTCTACTCAAATTCGTCTATCAAACAAGTccagaggagcgaaagcggctcgactcccacggggaataagggtccggactagcttaattaggcaAGAGGAGGACTAGTCTCATTAGATAAGGAGTTCATTGAGGACCGTTGTTTTtccatattcatattccacttcggaccaagtcttctttatttatgtttgagtaggtttggaagttcagagtcctaacctttgtatcctgtCTCGCTATTTTAGTGGATAAAAGAGGCTCAAAGTATTTGAGTCGTCTTGACCCTTATTTATCCTTGCCGGGTAGAAGTAGTTTAATTAGAGTTGTtctcccttgttcattgactcctctTCTCTCCTCTGAAATCAGATTCTTATGaaaagggctccttcacagtcgcttcgcttcgcgccttgactttctttttgattgagggctccgttaggagcaaagaattttccattgataaggacatatccTCTGATTTCTTTACGAGGTCTGAATATCGACTTAGTTGTTTTTGTGTTCATATCTTATCGGGTTAACGCACTTTATCCTATTCAGTGTGACGGCTTTATGGGTCAGCTAAACTCATTCCTTTTTATTATGTTGTGAGGCTTTGGTTACCGGCTCAGGCTTCCAAAGGCGACCCTCTCTCGTTTCCGGCGGTTTCCGTCATTGAAGTAGCCTTTCTTTCGTCATCCTACCAAAGTACGTTCGAAGAAGCGAGCCCTTATTAGTTTAGTAAAGTCAAGCTCCAAAAAAGGAGAGATTAACCTGCGGTGCGCTACGCCCGGCAACTCATCAAGCAATTTCTTTGCGCTTGAATTTCAGTGATGAGGTCGCAAAGAGAGGGAAGTAGGGCTCCTATTGACTAAAGGTGGATTCTTCGCTTTCCTTTATCAAGTCGCTATTCAGCCCCTACTACTGACTTTTGACTTTGTCTTTGATTTTTGATTCATCTAATTCAAACCCAACTAGTCGTATGAGGTGATCTTCTGTCTGCTTTGGATATGAGGAATGAAAAGGCAAAGTCCGGTTCATTGTAGTTTGTATTCGGTCTGAGATATAGGATCCAGGAAAGCGCCCTCTTTTTGTCATCCCTGCAGCTTTCCAGATTGAGTATTGAAGGCATGGCCTAGGACCTTCAAGTTTTCGCCTATTGGGAATACacccctctttttttttctaaggcTAGAAAGAGAATGCCCGCCAAGTTCAGATAAGGAAATGCTTCCCCCAACCATTAAAGGAAAGGCTCGACGAGGAAGGAAAAGGCTTTCGGAGATCGAGATTGGATTTCTTTTGaatcaaaaaaaaagaagaaggccGAGGATGGCCTAGGGTGCGTCTTATCTGAAGGGAACACGCTTTTTCGACCGCGGTGGTATGATTGCCGGGCCCTCTCCTCGTTCCGCCCGCGCTCTGGCCTATTAGGTAGGATAGCAGTCTTCGGGCTTTGCCTGCCCTTGATCATAAAGAATTCCGGCTTGGCCCGGGAAAGCGCTGGCAACAAGAGAAAGGAAGGGGTCCATGTAGCTGCTGCGCCCGCCCCCTTCTTAGTCAATGGGGCAGCAGGTTCGGCATCCACTAGAAAAGAGAGAATCCACTGAAGATAACCACGCCTCTGCTAGGCAGCGTGTGGAATGGCCGAGAGCGGACCTTTTTGGATAGATAATCCAAGTCGAGAGTGGAGTTACGGAAAGAGCCGTCTGATGGAAAACGACTTTCACCTTCGGTTCAGAGAGCACTTTTTTCGTTGATCATTCCTCCTTCCCTTTCGTGTTCATTCCCCAGCGGCGAATTCGAAACTTGTGGGGCCCTATCTATTCCATCTCTCAAGCCCCGAAGAAACCCCCCCTCccatctggacctttgtttttgacTCTATATATGTGGGCACCTGATATCTATGAGGGTTCACCCACCCCGGTTACAGCATTCCTTTCTATTGCGCCTAAAATCTCTATTTTTGCTAATATTTCACGTCTTTCTATTTATGGTTCCTATGGAGCTACATTGCAAGAAATCTTCTTTTTCTGCAGCATTGCTTCTATGATCTTAGGAGCACTGGCCGCCATGGCCCAAACGAAAGTCAAAAGACCTCTAGCTCATAGTTCAATTGGACATGTAGGTTATATTCGTACAGGTTTCTCATGTGGAACCATAGAAGGAATTCAATCACTACTAATTGGTATCTTGATTTATGTATTAATGACGATAGATGCATTCGCCATAGTTTTAGCATTACGGCAAACCCGTGTCAAATATATAGCGGATTTGGGCGCTCTAGCCAAAACGAATCCTATTTCGGCTATTACCTTCTCCATTACTATGTTCTCATACGCAGGAATACCCCCGTTAGCCGGTTTTTGTAGCaaattctatttgtttttcgCCGCTTTGGGTTGTGGGGCTTACTTCCTAGCCCCAGTGGGAGTAGTGACTAGCGTTATAGGTCGTTGGGCGGCCGGAAGGTTGCCACGAGTCAGTCTGTTTGGGAGACCGAAGGCAGTTCTCCGTGCACCGGACACGTAGCTTACCTTTTCAGTTGCGAGACGGATGGGAATGCATGCTCCGAAAGATAGGGTCGAGTCTGATACATCAACCGTCTACTCAATATCCTTGTACGAGTCCACAATCACTACACGAGATGAACCTTGGTTTGGTGAATTGAAGTTGGCCCCACGGAGCGGTGTAATAGGACTCCCAGTTACTGCGCGCGATCGTATACTGAGGTGCTCCCCGCCGGTTGTTGGAACGACGCGAGCCGGGCCTCGATTCAGAAAGATTCAGGGCCAAAAAGTCTCAATAGGGGGTTACTAATTCCCCATCTCATTGGGGGCGGAAAACGAATCGACATCTCGATGTGAGACAGCCTTTGAAATTGGAGTTGGGAAAGAACGGCGAAGTCCATCCGAACCGTCCAATGAAGAATAAGAGGAGAACAAAGGGCCAATGGCGCGCGAAGCGCATGGCGGGAACGGACACGGATCCAAATCAGTGTGGAGAAgaactcatctggagcttgatTTTCTCCCCCTGGGCCCAAAGCAGTGCAGTCTTTCCTGGCCAAATCAAGGATTTTTGGGGCTTCACGCAACTTCATCAATCCATTTTTTGAGTCAGATATATGAATATCAAGATGGATGAATCTAGATCTTTCTCTTTTGATATCTAAAAAAGATTGAATTCAACCTTTGATTCAAAGAACTGCGCTTAGCCCCCCCGCTCATGAAAGGGCTCCGCTGCAATGGATGACAGAGGGTCCGTAGTACCCAAAGCACTGGAGTGATCCTGTAGCCGGGAAGGGGCCTAGAAGTGCCTACTACTACACCACACTAGACTTGGCTCTACACATTTAGAAAGCTAAACCCTGCCCAGTCCCTGGCAGAGCTAAGGGGGCTTCAATCCTTATTCCTTATCCCCATCTTCGCCCATGCTAACGGGGCCTTACGGGGAGAGTGGAGCCTCAAGAAGCACTGTTgagaggtctcgactgaaaggagagagaagcttgcttttttttttagtacTCTTCATTCTCTACAGGGTTCCAAACCTTTCTTCAACATAGGTGAGAACGAGCGAGGCAGAGATGGAAGAGATCGAAGACGGGAATAAGAAGCAAGCTCGcctttttttgtctttttcgtTAGGGCAGTCGAAAAGTGCCTTTTTCGTCTCGCATTTCTCATCAAACAAAGACGGAAAAATCATCATATTTCAAAGGTTCCTAACCCACCAAGCCCTTCCTTCGTAGAGCCGTGTATTGTCAGTGATCCGAACCTGCCCGGAGCGAGCCTCCCATAGAGGCAAGTTCAGTTGGTGAGCCGTATGATGGGCAACTATCTCCTGCGGTTCGGAGAGGACTCAGCTCTGAGTTAGTACCCCCTTGGTTTCGGGGTGGACCCTTTCACTCTATTTTATTATATACGCTTAGCGAAAAGAATGTTTTTTGATACACCTAGGACATGGATTCTATATGAACCAATGGATCGTGACAAGTCGTTACTACTAGCAATGACTTCCTCTTTCATTACTTCATCCTTTCCATATCCCTCTCCCTTGTTCTCAGTTACTCATCAAATGGCACTCAGTTCATATCTTTAAGTTCGATCATTGACAAGGTTCAAAGAAAGGGTGGGCCAATCAAGGAAAGATTCCAAACCACAATGCCTACgagaaagttcagtcaggaattgcattttgatgcaAAAGGAGTGGGAACCTACGGAAAGTTCAAGTTCTCAACATCAGAGAGAAAGTTGGATAGGCTTTcatctttttagtaggtttagaaGAAACTTCAGCATTATTAGAGATAAGGACTCCGCCATAAGAAGAGATAAGGAGCAGTccggagtagcttaattagagGGAGGAGGACTTCCATTGACCTCTTAAGGTTCAGGTTGTCGAACTTTGCTGTCCgatttttgtcttctttttatTCCATTCGGACTGCGCGTAGTGGGAGACTAAATAGTGGGTTTGAAGTTCAAGGAAGAGGAAAGATCAGATTCGACAATCCGAAACGGAAGAAAAAGGCagataaggacatatgaacttttctttgagcctctccttgttcattgaggtccATTAGTTCCGAACTTGGCTCCGCTCCTTCTCCGTAGTTTCATTTATTCTAGTcctccggtccgtggtagtttcattttgCTGAAGTTCCATAACAATCTAGTTCAactcaaagtctttgactttattctcatTGAGGCGGTTTGAATAGAAAGgaataaaaggaagaaagacgaagattctttgagcctccgctcCGCTTCTTTGCGCTCCTTCTCCGTCCTACTACGCCTTCTCCGCCATAACAAAGGAAACTATCGGATTCAAGTTCaaggaagaagaagttcaaggaAAAGGTTCGCCTATCTGAAAAGGAAAACGGAGCGGAaggactaattaagctaatctggacctttgttttctCAGTGGAATTCTCAGAAGTCCAACAATGAAATTCCATCAACTCCAAGCCTATCCATTAAGTGTTAAAGGAAGaagatcatattctattttgatgccaaGAAGAAACTGAAGGATTACTAGTCAGCCCTATCTTTTCAATAAAGAAAGCACGTAGCCTCCGAAGGCGCGAAGCGGAGCGACTCAAATCAAAGACGTGGGGACTTGTCTTCCATTAGCTAAAGAAGTTCCAGGCTTTTAGTGGTCCGAAGGACTCTATGAGGGTTCTGACTTGCACTCCTAATCCTAAGATAAGTccttattcgcaaattctttgctcctcgcaacccttgttcattgactccttatcagtcgactttcttcgaacctccttcttagtctcgctcctctccttcctaacctcagtcgagtggcttcgctcctctcctatatttttttcgtagagtaccttcgctctgaaccttcctaacctcagtcgagccgctttcgctccttcttTGATTctcattcagtcctttcgcttcgcgcctccttaccatattagtggaatgaacaagtcacCTGGACCCGTCCTTAGTCGTCTTCAATCTACCATATTAGGGAAAGCACCGATTTACCGCAAAAAAACCATTCATTCTCCGACAAGCGGGGCATTTGAGGCAAGAAAATACAGGACCTGGTTGCATCGCATAAACCATTGGGTGAGGGAAGATGCTCCTTGGCGCAGGTCAGGTCGAGCAAACTCCGATCCCTACTATACTATATATGCCTCTGAAGCCCTGTTTTCTATCTTTCAAGTAGCAAGTTCAAGGGTTCGAAAGAAGCTTGACCAAAGGTGCGAAGCAACTCGAGCTAAATAAAGCGAGAGGGAAAGGGTTTAGTCATCACTCTGACTCTAGGTTACTCTTCCCCGAACCTGCTTCTAGGTCGAGACCATCCTATGAAACCCAATCCGGGCAAAATCAGGGTAAGGACGGATCCCGCCCGGGAAAATTCATTCTTATCTCGTGAACTGTAGAAACCTACTCAAAAGGTTCATCGATAGTCGGACTCGTTCATTCCACTAAACTCTTTCAAGCATATTTGATCTGGTCTCGCTTCTGATCTCAACTGATAGAACGGAGTTGAGCTTAGCTCTGATCAAAGAACTCTCCCGTAGGTCTCTCTCAATTACATCGACCCTACTTTCTCTTTCTAATAAATAAGAAAGGGGAATGATTTTTTCCTGTATGATTATTGAGGCTGATCATAGGCATAGATCTAGCTCAAAACCATCGAGCCTGAACTTTCCGAGGAATATAGGAAGAAATCTCTTTCCACTCTATCTATAGCTAGAGCTTGTCCGTCCCATCCAACCAAGGAATAGGGCTGCTCGCCTTCTCCAACTTAGTTGAGTGCATTGCTTGAAGGAGTGCCTCTTCCCAAAGTCGAAAGTATTCAGCCTTTCTATGACCCACGGAGCGGTTAGGGCGACCGGTAACCGCCTGGAATGGAACTGGAAAAGAAAGACATGTATCCATTAGTTATCCCCCTATCTTTTCTTATGGCGGGACAAAAAGAGATGAACCAGATGACCTATCAAAGATAGACAGGGATTATATAGACAGGCTCCCCAGGGCCAAAGCAACTCCAAGCGAAGAGATAACCAAGGGAAGATGAACTGGCTTCTAAGGAACCCGCCCTTCCCCCTATAATTTATGTTATGGATTTCTTTCCCTTTCTTATATCATAAGCGAGCAGGCACCTGCCGCTTGGCTTACTTGAGACAGCTTGAGATACTCCTTCTTGTCCTGCACTCTCTAAATGGGACAGCAGAGTATgctaaaaggaaagaaaaaaagattctaTCTCGACAAGGGGAGACAGACAGGAAACTAGATGCCTAAGAGGCCGGGAAGAGGCTATTCAGAGTGCTTTACAGAGCCAGGTACGACTGAAGATTGGGGGGGCATTCAGGCTACTACTGCTTATCCTACTACAAAGTGACCGGGACAGAAAAGACTCCTAAAAGGGGATAGGGTCCAATTCCTACACTGCTCATACTATGAAAGGTACTACATGTAAGGCAACTCCTACTGCCTACAAGGGGCTTCAGACTGCTAACCAAGAAGGAAATGCGGATATCCTTCAGGACAAAGGAAAAAAGTACAAAGTAAGTAATATGCACGCTTCTCGATCTATCTACTAGGTAGAGTTAGGTAAAGAAAGAGAGTTAGCCCAGCAAGAAATCTATCAATTATCCTTATACCTTCCATATACTTTTCCTCTAGCCTGCCCGAGCTCTTGATCTATATTCAAGCGTATTGCGTAAAGTCTTGGAAAGTGGACTTGCCTGGCACTTTCAAGCTTTCTCCTCCGATCCCTGTATctgacttcttcttcttcaacagaCACAAGAAGAGCGACGACAGCAACAACTTCTTGACAGTCTCGTCAATTTCATCTACTTCTTTAGCTCGAGTTTCATACCCGAGATCctttaaagaaaagaatattCCGATCCAGCCGAAGGCTGATTCTTTATTTGGAGCATTCCTTTTGGGAAATCCGGAGTCCTCCTTGGCCGAAGGCTGATTATTGCAGAGAGTCTgacctttcttcttttcttcttcagttCTCCTTCAAGAAAGAACTCAATTCTCATATCTTTGTTCTATAAGTCTTTCTTTGTTCTAGCTTGACTCATTCTCTCTGGAGAAAGGGACCGATTTCAGATGATATTGATAATGGCACAGACTTTTGATCCTCAACTCTCCTCTTATTCAATGGCACAGCCACTCATAGATCCCTATCTACAGAGCTGCTTTCTTTCTTCCTATCCGAACCCTATCTTTATCGCTTTCTCAGAATCAAAGGGTAGAATCTTGCTCGGAAACATCTGGGAAGTCGTACAATCGGAAAGAAAGTCAGCAGACCGATCAGACCTGACTTCAGTGACCTTGCTGACTCTAATGGAACTCATGAAAGAAGAGAGAATACGCGAGGCCGGGAGCTTGCCCCGAGGCGGAAACTGAGACTCAGTCTGCCGAGATAAGTTATGCTTCTTCCGATTGAATGAGGAAAGATCTCATACTCACATAACCTATTATGAGAAGATTCGGACGATTCCTCTAGCTTTCCCTAGCTAGAGTAAATACTAACCAAAGAGATGaaacaagagagagagagaattcaACCTTTTCCCTCTCTCCACAAGACTCGAGTGGCTTCGCCCGTActcaactcaaattctttgagccttattCATTGATCAAGACTAGCCCATGAAAGAGAAAGATCGACTGAAGACTAAACTGATCCTGCTCCCTCTTTCAGTGCCACAGCTCTTCCCCCTTTGATCCCCCCTCCTTCTCATTCTTCTGGAAGTCAAGTCTGATCAATTCCTTCTATGATTCTCGGGAAAGCATATCATCTAGATATAAATCATACCGCTGCGCCTGCCTATAGAAAGAGAGGCTTCCCTAGCTGCCTCGTACTCTTCCTGTCTATCATTTTCCTTTCTCCTCGTCGTACTCTGGTCGAGCTGACTCTTGAAGTTACACAGCCCCACTTACAGTCTCTTCTTCCTATACAACTCTCTTTCCTTATTCATTCTAACCTCTACTCTTTACCGAAAGGGATCCATTGCGCTGGAGGCTAGTGAATACCTCTCTGGGACTCCTAATCCGACCCTTGATTGaatatatcttctttttctatttcttcaTTCCCACTTTTATGAGAAGAATGAAAGAATCACACCTATAAGTATAAGTACCAGTAAAGCATATCCTCCCATTCCTAGGTATGAAGACcgaaagaagaaaaggaagaattgaattttgatgggTCCGGAGGACTCATATAAGAATGTATCAAAGATCTCAAAGAGAaaaaccgcggagtgggatGTCGAAGGGGAAAAGAGTGGAGTTAATGAGTGAAAATGAGAAAATCAGAGTTTCAGATTCTTATCTCGGTAACGGCTTCTCACTCCTCTCTTGTTCTCTTTCTGCTTAGCCCCGAGCTTGTTCTCGAGCGGCTTCTCCTCTCGCTTTAGTTTAGGTCTCGCTCCTTCTCCCTCCATATCCTCGACCctatctttttagttcttagaTAACCAGTCCGGACCCATGATCGCAACTTCCGAAAGAAAGAGCAGCAGCCTCTACTAATGAAGAAATAGCTTCCTGGCCTAGTTCGGGAAAGAGCTAGACTACTTGAGACAGCAAATCTGACGAAAGAAGACTTGTAAAGCATAAGACCTTACCTTGAGGAGCCACATCCTAATTTACTGAAAGATAGAATGAAAGAGCAGTTGCTCTTGGTCTTACCGACTATATCAGTCTCGTATTCTAGCTTGCTTCTACAACTCGGAAAGATATCATACTTTCTTCTAACTTCAACCTTTCCAACTAGGTCTTAGGCTCCCTTGACTGGGGACAAGAGCTGGAGATTCCGAAACCTCTATCAACTTCCTTCCACTCACTGAGACGAATAGTGACTCATGAAAGCAGGGTTTACCCTTGACCGCCTCAATGAAGAaggtgaaaagaatattgacaccgcgtagtgggcttccctttcttttttcctactaaaaagattcaagcctatccTTTTTAGTCTCCTTTAGTCGAGTGCATTCCTCTCAAGTTCGAGACCCCTTATGCCTCTTTTTCAACATCGGCTTCTTCTGCCGAAAGGGATAAGTTCTTTCAAGAAGTTTGGCTAGCGAGCGAACCCCACGGAGCGGGCATTAGGATCTGAACTGCTCATTTCACGATAATCGAGAAAATCTCCGATCCGTATTGAGGGTTTCCTCCGCCTTGATATAAGGGGTCGGGACTCGTAATCCGGGTAGCTCTCAAGGGAAGCCGGCCGGAAGGAAGACTCAGGGGTGGAAAGCGTACCCTCGCCTTCCCCGGGCAAAAGCTTGCTTCCCTTTCCCTAGGATTCGGTACTTTAAAAGGAAGCAAGCGATCTTGAGACCCCATAGTAGGAGTCTTCCTTGCCCTAGGTTCTGATGAGTctgattttctctttttcttccttctagCCTTTAAGTAGGTTCTTCATCCTATCCTTTCTCTCTTGCTTGAATATCACGATCCGAGTTCGTCGGCCTCTCGCCTggcttctttctcttttgaCTGGGATTGTCATGAT
The Cucumis melo cultivar AY unplaced genomic scaffold, USDA_Cmelo_AY_1.0 utg000850l, whole genome shotgun sequence DNA segment above includes these coding regions:
- the LOC127146615 gene encoding NADH-ubiquinone oxidoreductase chain 2-like, whose product is MWAPDIYEGSPTPVTAFLSIAPKISIFANISRLSIYGSYGATLQEIFFFCSIASMILGALAAMAQTKVKRPLAHSSIGHVGYIRTGFSCGTIEGIQSLLIGILIYVLMTIDAFAIVLALRQTRVKYIADLGALAKTNPISAITFSITMFSYAGIPPLAGFCSKFYLFFAALGCGAYFLAPVGVVTSVIGRWAAGRLPRVSLFGRPKAVLRAPDT